In Longimicrobiaceae bacterium, the genomic window GGGCATGTAGTTCCGGTTGGTCATCGGGACGTAGGCGAACCACCCGCCCGCGGGCGCCACCCCGAAGAGGAAGGAGCTGTAGATGAAGAGCCCGCCCCAGAGGTACGTCCAGAAGGCCAGGGCGGTGAGCCGCGGGTAGGGCAGGTCGCGCGCGCCCAGCAGGAGGGGCATGAAGTAGTTGGCGACCGCCTCGATGAAGGGGATGACGAAGAGGAACATCATCGTCGTCCCGTGCATCGTGAAGAGCTGGTTGTACGTCTCGACGTCCATGAACTCGTTGTCCGGGACGGCGAGCTGCCAGCGCATCAGGAGCGCCATGAGGCCGCCCGTGAACAGGAAGGCGAAGCTCACGGCGATGTACCGCTGGGCGATCGGGATGTTGTTGATGGTCTTGATGCTCGGGAACCACCCCGTGGGGTTCCCCCACATCCGGTCGAACGCCCTGGACCTGTCCTCGTCGACCTCGAAGTAGGAGGGTGTCCGCGCCCCGGCCCGGTCGGGCTCTTCGGTCTTCATCGCCTACTTCAGGCTCTGGAGGTAGTGGAGCAGCGCGAGGAGCGCCTCGGGCTCGAGCGGCACCGCGGGCATCTTGTTTCCCGGCTTGATCTCCTGCGGACTGGTGATCCACCCGCCCAGGTGGCCCTTCGTGTTGGGGATGGTCACCGCCGCGAGGGTGCGGCGGCTGGCGAGGTGCGTGAGGTCGGGGCCGACGTTCCCCCCGGCGGGGGTGCCGCGGACCGTGTGGCACTCCGCGCAGCCCGCGGTGAGGAACACCTCCCGCCCCCTGCGCAGCACGTTCCCCCCGTGCTCGTGCCCGCTCCCCGCCTCCGTCTCCCCGTGGGGGTGCGTAGGGGCCGCCGATTCGGGGCTCGCGGCGGGCTCCCGCTGGCGCGCCATCCACGCCCGGAACTCCGCCTCCGGCTCCGCGATCACCAGGAACGCCATCAGGGCGTGCGGGCCGGCGCAGTACTCCGCGCACTGGCCGCGGTACACGCCCGGGCGGTCCGCCTGGATCCAGAACTGGTTGGTCCGCCCGGGGATCATGTCCAGCTTCCCCGCCAGCTGCGGGACCCAGAAGGAGTGGATCACGTCCGCGGCCCTGAGCCGCACCCGCACGCGCTTTCCCACGGGGACGTGGATCTCGTTGGCGGCCTCGAAGAGCTGCCGTCCCTCCCGGTCGAAGTAGTGGACCTCCCACCACCACTGCCATCCGGTCACCTCGATGGTGAGGTCCGGGGGCGCTTCGCGGCCGTGGAGGGCTCCCAGGGTGGTCAGGGTGAAGAGCAGCGTTCCCACGAGGATCACCCCGGACACCCCCACGCCCATCGCCAGCACCCAGCGCACGCTGCGCCGGTCGGACCCGGTGGTGTCCAGGAGCACGTCAACCGGATCGTCGCCCCTGCGCCGCTGCTCGTCGGCGGTCTCCGGCTGGCTCTCGTCCGCCCGTGCGTCCCGCTTCTTCTGCTCCGCCCCCGCCGTGAGGGGGAGGGTCGGGCGCTCCCCGCGGAAGTCCCGCCGGTGGAAGAGGGCGTAGAGAAGGGCTGCGAAGACCGCCAGCGAGACGAGCGTCGCGATCGCCAGCATGACCCACCAGAGATCGGCGACGGCCGCCGCGGCGGGTCCGTTCGGCGCGAGCGCCGACTGGGGCCCGTCGCAGGCGGCCAGGAAGAGCGCAGCCGCGTACGCGGCCCCCCGCCGGAAGCGGCGGAGGGCGGGACCGGAGGACCTGCCGGGGAAGGAATTCTCCATTTCGCTCGGCCGGGTGCGGCTCTACCGCGCTCGAACGGGCGCCGGATCGCAAAAAGGGGACCTGGCACACCCCGTGCGCGTGGCGGACGCGACCGGTTTCCTGGGGGTGCGCATGGGCAGGACCGTGAAGGTGGTGCTCGGGACGGTGGCCGCGATGACGGTGCTCGGGGCCGGCGCCGCACTGGCGGTGCTCTACTCCGGCGTCTACGACATCGCGGCCAACGAGCCCCACCTCGCGCCGGTGCGGTGGCTCCTCACCACCGGCCAGCAGAACGCGGTGCGGAAGCACGCGAAGGGGGTCCGGCCGCCCCCGCTGCGGGATCCCGCGCTGGTCCAGCGTGGCTTCGTGCTCTACCAGGAGAACTGCCTGGTGTGCCACGGCGCACCGGGGGTGGCGCGCGCGCAGATCGGGCGGGGGCTCAACCCCAACCCGCCCCCGCTCTTCATGGCGGCGCCGGAGTGGAGCGACGCGGAGCTTTACTGGATCATCAAGCACGGCCTCAAGATGGCCGGGATGCCCGCCTTCGACGCGGGGCACAGCGAGACCGACCTGTGGGCGCTCACCGCCTTCACGCGCCGCCTCCCCGAGCTCTCCGTGCCGGAGTACCGGGCCATGGTGGCCGCGGCGGAGGGGCGCGCTCCCGCCGCCGGGGTGGAGTGGGTGGACCGGGACGATCCGGGCTTCGCGTGGATGCGGGCCGGGGGGCGCCCGGAGCGCGGGGAGGAGCTGATGGCGCGGTACGGGTGCGGGAGCTGCCACGTGGT contains:
- the coxB gene encoding cytochrome c oxidase subunit II is translated as MENSFPGRSSGPALRRFRRGAAYAAALFLAACDGPQSALAPNGPAAAAVADLWWVMLAIATLVSLAVFAALLYALFHRRDFRGERPTLPLTAGAEQKKRDARADESQPETADEQRRRGDDPVDVLLDTTGSDRRSVRWVLAMGVGVSGVILVGTLLFTLTTLGALHGREAPPDLTIEVTGWQWWWEVHYFDREGRQLFEAANEIHVPVGKRVRVRLRAADVIHSFWVPQLAGKLDMIPGRTNQFWIQADRPGVYRGQCAEYCAGPHALMAFLVIAEPEAEFRAWMARQREPAASPESAAPTHPHGETEAGSGHEHGGNVLRRGREVFLTAGCAECHTVRGTPAGGNVGPDLTHLASRRTLAAVTIPNTKGHLGGWITSPQEIKPGNKMPAVPLEPEALLALLHYLQSLK
- a CDS encoding c-type cytochrome, which codes for MADATGFLGVRMGRTVKVVLGTVAAMTVLGAGAALAVLYSGVYDIAANEPHLAPVRWLLTTGQQNAVRKHAKGVRPPPLRDPALVQRGFVLYQENCLVCHGAPGVARAQIGRGLNPNPPPLFMAAPEWSDAELYWIIKHGLKMAGMPAFDAGHSETDLWALTAFTRRLPELSVPEYRAMVAAAEGRAPAAGVEWVDRDDPGFAWMRAGGRPERGEELMARYGCGSCHVVPGVAWARGKTGPPLTRWSERHFIAGTLLNNPRNLVDWIVDPQAVEPGTAMPGLGVTPEEALHMAAYLFTLGKGSSSRAAERS